The following proteins come from a genomic window of Alnus glutinosa chromosome 10, dhAlnGlut1.1, whole genome shotgun sequence:
- the LOC133880611 gene encoding uncharacterized protein LOC133880611 has translation MGVVIIDGSTVRDFVNDEAQFKKNVDEQFGALDLNKDGVLSRGELRKAFESLRLIETHFGIDVATPPEQLTQLYDSIFEGFDCDKSGTVDLEEFRGEMKKIMMAIAEGLGTCPIQMALDDQSLLQRAADLEASKASKASKASSS, from the coding sequence ATGGGGGTTGTGATAATCGACGGATCAACGGTGAGAGACTTCGTGAACGATGAGGCGCAGTTCAAGAAGAACGTGGACGAGCAGTTCGGGGCGCTGGACCTGAACAAAGACGGGGTTCTCTCGCGCGGGGAGCTCCGCAAGGCCTTCGAGTCGTTAAGGCTGATCGAGACCCACTTCGGCATCGACGTGGCGACGCCGCCGGAGCAGCTGACGCAGCTCTACGACTCCATCTTCGAGGGCTTCGACTGCGACAAGAGCGGTACTGTGGATCTGGAGGAGTTCAGGGGGGAGATGAAGAAGATCATGATGGCCATTGCTGAAGGGCTGGGGACTTGTCCTATTCAGATGGCTCTCGATGATCAGAGTTTGCTCCAAAGAGCTGCGGATCTCGAGGCCTCCAAGGCCTCTAAGGCCTCTAAAGCCTCCTCCTCTTGA
- the LOC133880069 gene encoding AAA-ATPase At5g57480-like, translating to MEILSQLWSFLGLLTVLQNVLPSQLLSLLHSFYESLQDLLTPYSYFEIPEFNGYCGVDVNDLYRHVNLYLNSVNPSASTCRRLTLSRSKSSNRISFTVAPNHTVHDTFSGHALSWTHHVETVQDSLEEKRSFTLKLPKRHRQALLLPYLDHVTSRAEAFERVSRERRLFTNNGHGSFESGWVSVPFRHPSTFETLALEPELKKQITEDLTAFANGREFYHRVGRAWKRGYLLYGPPGSGKSSLIAAMANYLCYDVYDLELTKVSDNSELRALLIQTTNRSIIVIEDIDCTMDLTADRTQTKTVSSKRRGRRSEMGARAEGEEGEKGRVTLSGLLNFTDGLWSSCGEERIIVFTTNHRDNVDPALVRCGRMDVHVYLGTCGIHAFKSLVSNYLSLQSHPLFDAVENCLASGGALTPAQIGEILLRNRANADVALREVVSAMQAKMILGGGAQGECDDVATRSPESVLMVGSSSPENWEKKRKEACTNWGEKKVKFLVRLRSLTKSDSGRRGV from the coding sequence ATGGAGATATTGTCGCAGTTGTGGTCTTTTTTGGGCCTTCTCACTGTCCTCCAAAACGTCTTGCCGTCTCAGCTCCTCTCCCTCCTCCACTCCTTTTACGAGTCCCTTCAGGACCTCCTCACCCCCTACTCCTACTTCGAGATCCCGGAGTTCAACGGCTATTGCGGCGTCGACGTCAACGACCTCTACCGCCACGTCAACCTCTACCTCAACTCCGTCAACCCCTCCGCCTCCACGTGTCGCCGCCTCACCCTCTCTCGCTCCAAGTCCTCCAACCGCATTTCCTTCACCGTCGCGCCCAACCACACAGTCCACGACACCTTTTCAGGCCATGCACTCTCCTGGACGCACCACGTCGAGACCGTCCAGGACTCTCTGGAAGAGAAGCGAAGCTTCACTCTCAAGCTCCCCAAGCGCCACCGCCAGGCACTGCTCTTGCCTTATCTCGACCACGTGACATCACGAGCCGAGGCGTTCGAACGGGTCTCCCGCGAGCGCAGGCTCTTCACCAACAATGGCCACGGCTCCTTCGAGTCTGGCTGGGTCTCCGTCCCCTTCCGCCACCCTTCCACGTTCGAGACCCTGGCCCTGGAGCCTGAGCTAAAGAAGCAGATCACCGAGGACCTGACCGCATTCGCCAATGGCAGAGAGTTCTATCACAGAGTCGGACGCGCGTGGAAACGAGGATACTTGCTGTACGGTCCACCTGGGTCTGGCAAATCGAGCTTAATCGCAGCCATGGCTAACTATCTCTGCTACGACGTGTACGACCTGGAGCTCACCAAGGTGTCCGATAACTCGGAGCTGAGAGCGCTGCTTATACAGACCACGAACCGGTCGATCATCGTCATCGAGGACATCGACTGCACGATGGACCTGACCGCAGATAGAACGCAAACGAAAACTGTGTCGTCGAAGAGGAGGGGAAGGAGATCAGAGATGGGAGCACGGGCAGAGGGAGAAGAGGGTGAGAAGGGGCGGGTGACGTTGTCGGGGCTCCTGAACTTCACGGACGGGCTGTGGTCGAGCTGTGGGGAGGAGAGGATCATAGTGTTCACGACCAACCACAGGGACAACGTGGACCCAGCGCTGGTCAGGTGTGGGAGGATGGACGTCCACGTGTATCTCGGAACGTGTGGCATCCACGCCTTCAAGTCCCTTGTCAGCAACTACCTCAGCCTCCAATCCCACCCCTTGTTCGACGCCGTCGAGAACTGCCTGGCCTCCGGTGGGGCCCTCACGCCAGCCCAGATCGGTGAGATCCTGCTCAGGAACAGGGCCAATGCTGACGTGGCCTTGAGGGAGGTCGTGTCGGCCATGCAGGCCAAGATGATACTTGGGGGTGGGGCCCAAGGGGAGTGTGATGATGTGGCAACAAGGTCACCGGAGAGCGTGTTGATGGTGGGGTCGTCCTCGCCCGAGAACTgggagaagaagaggaaagaagcGTGCACCAACTGGGGAGAGAAGAAGGTGAAGTTCTTGGTGAGACTTCGATCTCTGACAAAGTCTGACTCCGGAAGGAGGGGTGTTTGA